A window of the Bos indicus x Bos taurus breed Angus x Brahman F1 hybrid chromosome X, Bos_hybrid_MaternalHap_v2.0, whole genome shotgun sequence genome harbors these coding sequences:
- the LOC113887861 gene encoding germ cell-less protein-like 2 — translation MGPLNSRNLQCRESGTGELQQPEAQAGPSYVSGSRKRKQSTGPSLGPESEMSHNQEEDLQQVVCTRQGKKVKIKSEYAYQTLFLNGETSDIKIRALGKVWCLHKRFLCQSDYFATMFRDSGKECHKDIIDLEINDQNINVESLQFVLGSLYRNEYVLIKPLQVPRVLATACLLQVEDLIQQCDKTMKETINVKTVCSFYVAAETYGLHSVKTGCFEWLLHNLMTHPSVELYKKLSTDLMNLVISSSNLFVMQKEIDIYTTLKQWMFLRLNPGWKGTMKQLLVNANNWFSRHKEHDGSISFLETKQGIVFQPVFKNLRFQHIICDLASTKVIEQDALIPSEWLSCVYKRQWYTLLRAQQYREIGPRDITETELEEYSMRCGKRIVRDGTYAWKWSGYNFGVHLYVVFTSHFIIFKRHAFSQPYDGSICLQPQRNIAFRLTLVYFGSSGKLSFRKTTGYKILTFEKDEEQMVMKLDSVALSFPLYIFCNFLFISLENPGN, via the coding sequence ATGGGGCCCTTGAACAGTCggaatctgcaatgcagggaatCTGGCACAGGGGAACTGCAGCAGCCAGAAGCCCAGGCAGGCCCCAGTTATGTGTCTGGAAGCCGTAAACGCAAACAGAGCACCGGTCCCAGCTTAGGCCCAGAGTCTGAGATGAGTCACAACCAGGAGGAGGATCTACAGCAAGTCGTCTGTACAAGACAGGGTAAAAAAGTTAAGATCAAATCTGAGTATGCTTaccaaactttatttttaaatggcgaAACCAGTGACATTAAAATCCGTGCTCTGGGGAAAGTGTGGTGTTTACACAAAAGGTTTTTATGTCAGTCGGACTACTTTGCTACAATGTTTAGAGATTCTGGGAAAGAATGTCACAAAGATATTATTGACCTGGAGATTAATGACCAGAATATAAATGTAGAATCTTTGCAATTTGTATTAGGCTCGTTGTATAGGAATGAATATGTCTTAATTAAGCCCCTTCAAGTTCCAAGAGTTTTGGCAACCGCGTGCCTGCTTCAAGTAGAGGACTTAATTCAGCAGTGTGATAAGACCATGAAGGAAACAATTAATGTGAAAACTGTATGTAGCTTCTATGTGGCAGCAGAGACCTATGGGTTACATTCTGTAAAGACAGGGTGCTTTGAATGGCTTCTCCACAATCTGATGACTCATCCAAGTGTTGAACTTTACAAGAAACTCAGTACAGATCTTATGAATCTGGTCATTTCTTCTTCTAATTTATTCGTAATGCAAAAGGAAATCGATATATATACTACACTCAAACAGTGGATGTTCCTCCGCCTTAACCCAGGTTGGAAAGGCACAATGAAACAGCTTTTAGTTAATGCAAACAACTGGTTTTCCAGGCACAAGGAACATGATGGTAGCATTTCCTTTCTTGAAACTAAACAAGGCATAGTATTTCaaccagtatttaaaaatttgaggTTTCAGCATATCATTTGTGACCTGGCCTCCACAAAAGTTATTGAACAAGATGCTCTAATACCTTCAGAATGGTTATCGTGTGTTTATAAACGACAATGGTATACCTTGCTTAGAGCACAACAATACAGGGAAATTGGTCCTAGAGACATCACTGAAACCGAACTTGAAGAATATAGCATGAGATGTGGCAAAAGGATTGTCAGAGATGGAACCTATGCCTGGAAGTGGTCCGGTTACAATTTCGGTGTTCATTTGTATGTCGTCTTCACCagccattttataattttcaaacgACATGCTTTCAGTCAGCCATATGATGGCTCCATCTGTTTACAACCTCAAAGAAATATTGCATTCAGATTAACTTTGGTATATTTTGGTTCTAGTGGAAAACTGAGCTTCAGGAAAACAACTGGTTATAAAATCCTTACCTTTGAAAAGGATGAGGAACAAATGGTAATGAAACTGGATAGCGTAGCTTTGAGCTTCCCTTTATATATATTCTGCAACTTCCTGTTTATATCATTAGAAAATCCAGGAAATTGA